The DNA segment GGGCCGGCTGCCGATGTAGGCCGCAGGGGCCATGTTCGAGAACAGACCGATGACGGCCCTGACTTTCGGGTCGGTGGCCTCGGCGGCCTCCGCGAGGTCCGCGATGCGGCGCCCGCCCAGGTTGACCTGGATGGCCATGGCCTCGGCGTGGGTCGCCTCGCTCAGCAGCGCGTCGTCCTCGGGGATGTCCACACCGAAGAGCTGAAGGGCCTTGAGGCCCATCGCCACCGCCTCGTCGTATCGACCCGCGACGTGGCAGAGCTTCAGGCGGAGCTCGTACACCAGGGCCTTGTCGAAGTCGGTCCTCGCCCGGGCAAGGAGGAGGTCGAACAGGGCCTCGGCCTGCTCGAACGCGCCGCCCAGGTACTCGCACTCCGCGAGCTCGCGGAAGAGGGGAAACGCGAAGTCGTAGCGGGACTTCCAGGCATCCTCGGGCAGGAGGGCCGCCGCGATGGCGAGGAAGCCCTTCGCGGAGGCATAGGCGATGGATGCCTTGGCCTTCCTTCCCGCGAGGAAGTCGAGCCTCGCGAGCGCGTCCCTCTCCGCCGGGTCGGTGATGAGGGACAGGCCGTGGTTGAGCTGGCTGACGACGTCGAAGATGCGCTCCTCGATGCTCCGGGCGTCCAGGCTCGCCAGCAGCAGCCGCCCGATCCTCAGATGGACGCCCCGCTTCCTGGCGTCCTCGATGAGCACATAGGCCCCCTGTTGGACCCGGTCGTGCAGGAACGTGTAGACGTCGCCCTGCTGAAGCACCAGCCCTTCCCGGACCGCGTCCGAGAGCTCGCGCGCGACCTGCTCGCCCGATTGGTTGGAGATGACGGCCAGGGTGTGCAGGTTCGTGGTGTTTCCGACGCACGCGGCCAGCTTCAACACCTCCTGGGTGGCAGGTGGAAGGCGCTTGAGCTTGCGGACCATGAGGTCGACGACGTTGTCGGTGAAGCCCTTGGCGTGGATCTTCGCCACGTCCCAGCGCCATCGAGCGTTGCCGCGGTCGAACTCCAGCAGGCCCTCCTCGTGGAGCGTGGTGAGGAACTGGATGGCGAAGAAGGGATTGCCGGCGGTCTTCTCATGGACGAGGCGGGCCAGGGGCGCGGCGGAGCCGGGGGGGCAGCGCAGGGCATCCGCGAGGAACTGTCCCAGGTGCTCGACGGAGAGGGGGGCGAGGACGAGCTCACGGACGCGTGCGTCGGACTCGCGGAGGTTGTCGAGCGTGAGCGCGAGGGGGTGGGAGGGGCCCACCTCGTTGTCGCGGTACGCGCCCAGCAGGAGGAGGTAGCGGGTCTGCGGGTGGAGGACGAGCTCCTCGAGGAGCTTCAAGCTCCCGGAGTCGAGCCATTGAAGGTCGTCGAGGAACAGGGCGAGGGGGTGCTCCTTGCGCGCGAAGACGCTGATGAACTGGCGGAACACCCAGTGGAAGCGGTTCTGCGCTTCGAGCGGAGGGAGGGAAGGAAGCGCGGGCTGAGGGCCGAGGATGAGCTCCACGTGAGGAATGATGTCGATGATGAGCTGCGCGCTGGCGCCGAGCGCCTGTCGCAGCAGCTCCTTCCAGGCCACCACGCTCGCTTCGCTTTCGGTGAGGATCTGATCGATGAGCTCGGCGAACGCCTGGGCGAAAGTGGAGTACGGCACGTCGCGCCGGTACTGGTCGACCTTGCCGGAGATGAAGAACCCGCGCTCCTGCACGATGGGCCTGTGCAGCTCACGGACCAGCGAAGACTTGCCGATGCCAGAATACCCAGACACCAGGACGAGCTCCGGGGTCCCCTGCTCCACGACCCGCCCGAAGGCACGAAGGAGCTCGGTGCTCTCGGCCTCGCGGCCATAGAGCTGATGGGAGAGCTCGAGGCGGTCCGAGACATCGTGCGTTCCCAGGGCAAAGGGCGCGAGCGTGCCTTTCGCCTGCCAGTCGGACAGACAGCGCTCGAGGTCGTGCTGGAGCCCGCGCGCGGTCTGGTACCGCTCCTCCGCCAGCTTGGCCAGGAGCTTGAGGACGATGTCCGAGAGGACGCCCGCGAGGCGGGGAACGAGTGCGGAGGGGGCGAGCGGGGTTCGGGCAACGTGGCAGTGCACCCATTCCAGGGGGTCGCGCGCAACGAAGGGAAGGCGCCCTGTGAGCAGCTCGTAGAAGGTGACGCCGAGGGCATAGAGGTCGGAGCGGCTGTCGACGGAGCGGTTCATCCAGCCCGTCTGCTCGGGCGACATGTAGGGGAGCGTCCCCTCGACGAGCCGGGCGGCGCGAGGTGGGGGCTGCGCCCGGGGGCTGCGTACGGCGATGCTGAAGTTCCAGACCTTGAGTTCGCCACTCCCGGGGTCGAAGAGGATGTTCCCCGGATTGAGCTTCTTGTGGATGACGCAGCGCTCGTGGATGTCAGCGACAATCCCGGCCAGACGCACCGCCAGACGAAGGAAGTCCCCGACGGGCATGGGCGCACCCACGAACATCTCGAGCGGAGCGCCTGGGAAGTCCTCGAGCTCGAGCGCCGGCCGCCCCTCGAACGTCGAGAGGGCGAGCGGCTCGACGATGGCCAGGCCCGCGAGCGCACGACCTACCTCGTATTCCTTCCGCAGCCGCTCGACGTCCTCCGGGCGGCTGTACTCAGGCTCGAGGACCTTGAGGAGGATGGCGCGCCCATCAGAGGTCCGCACGGCGTGGTGGACGGCCGCCCGGTGCCCTGCATGGAGCCGGTCGCCCAGCGCATACGCCTGGAGCTCTGGTTTCATCATCCTCCCAATACCCCCAAGGTAATCAGGAGGGCCGGACTTCAGGCCTTCACCGGTCTGCCGCGCTCGAAGTGCCGCTCGAGGCCAGCACCGCAACCCGGTGAGCTTGCCGGGCTGCTGAATGTGGAGGCGGCGGGAATCGAACCCGCGGACTGGGGAGGACGGCCCCTTCCATGGGGAACACGACAGGCGCGAGCGACGCTCAGCCGGGATATACTGCCCCACGAGGAGGAACGCTCTTGAGCGATGTCCCCAGCGACGCGTCACACCGCCGAGGAGGCTTCATCGTGGGCGCAGCCCTGATGCAGGCGTTGGTGGCACCGTACCTGTTGCTCGCCGGGCTGATGGCCGCTGAGATGTCGGCGGTGCTGTCTGCGGTCCTGTTGGCCAGCGGGGGTGCGGTTGCCGTGGCCACCCTGTTCCTGTTCCGCCGCAGGGTCTGGGCCTGGCGCCTCTCGTCAGCTCTCGCGGTGCTGGCCTTCGTCGCGGGCGGGGCGTTGGCGTTCATGTCTCCCCACTGGCTGGGGGGAATTCATGCCGTGGGCGCAGCCATCATCCTGGCGGCCTTGTGGGCAGGCCGCCGCGCGGTCATGAGCCAGCGGGCACCGAGCTCCGCGTAGGGACGGCTTCAGCGCGAGTCGGTAACACAGAATGTCTCAATCCCTGTCGCGGGCACAGCAATCCCAGCCACAAGGATGTGACAGATTCAAACCAGACTTCATGGGGCACTCAGATACAGCAGCAACCCTGGCGCTCAACAAGCCGGCCACCGGCTCTACCGCCTGCAACAGCAGCGAAACGCCGGCCAAGGCGGTCAACGGCAGCGTCTCCGGGGGCAACACCGACAAGTTCTGCTCGTTGACCTCTCCGGCGTGGCTCCAGGTCGATCTCGGCTCGGTGCAGACGGTCAGCCGAAGGAACCGCTGGCGTGGGCTCCGTCCTCATCCCCGGGACGCCGTGCTCGCCGCCGCCTCCGCCGCTCACCCCGAGCGATTCCCGCGCGGCGCACCCAAGCCGCAGGCGCTACCCAACGCCGTCTGGATCAACAACCCCGCCCGGCTGGCCACCTCACACCTGAAGATGCGGAAGAAGGCTCGCGAAACGAGAGGGGCCGGGCCCGAAGTGAATCGGACCCGGCCCGGGGCTCAGTGAATCAACAGGGATGATGTCTCAGGGCGCCGCGACGCCGTAGACGGTGGTGGTCGCCAGCACGCTGCCGCCCGTCTTCGCCGTGCGGATGCTGAACACGTAGGACTGGTTGACCCCGATCCAGGTCGCGTCAATGCACGCCTGACCGGGGTCGCTCTCCTTCGTGAACAGCTGCTCGGCCGCGCCGTTCGCGCTGACCTTGATCCAGACGGGGTACGGCAGGCCCGACGTGTTCCAGCAGATCTTCGACGTGCCATGCGAGGCGCCCGCCGGGACGGTGACCGTCTGGGGCGTGCCCCAGATGTTGGCGGTGCTCGGGGTGGGCGAGCACGAAACCGCGTTCGGGCAGCCGCCCGCGCAGCCCGTGCTACAGGCGAAGCCGAGCTGGGTGTAGCCAGGAGGACACAGCGGACCGCAGACGATGAGCTCCTGCTCCGTCGTCTCCAGCGTGGACTCGGGCTCGACACCCTCTCCCTCTCCGCCCGCGCAACCCGCGAACACCAGGACACTGAGAACCGCGACACTTCCAAGGACTCCGCTCAACGTGTTCTTGAACATCCAATTCTCCCAGGGCTGGCGCAGAAGCGCCCCTCATTCGCAGGGGACCTTCCCCCACGAACAAGAGAGACACCGCGCGAGCGAGCTATGCAGGGAGTTCTCGCCTTCCGCTCGAGCCGCAACTTTCCCGAGGGCGCCACTCAGCGGGCCGGCCGCGGCTCGGGGTGCGGCGTCAACCCGCGCAGCGGTGTGTCCTGGCCGATGGCGATGAAGGGCGCCCAGAAATAGGGGTGCGGATGCTTCCGGCGCTGCGTCCTCATCGCCTCGCGCAGGGCCGTGATGCGCCCCTGCCCCGCCAGCAGGTTGCGGTAGTAGCCCTCCATGAGCTCCCGCGTCGTCTCGTCATTGACGCTCCACAGGCTCGCCACCACCGCCTCCGCCCCCGCCATCACGAACGCCCGGCGCAGACCGTAGACACCCTGGCCCCGCTTGATGTCGCCCAGGCCCGTGTCGCAGGCCGACAACACCACCAGCTGGGTGCCCCACAGATCGAGCCCAGCCAGCTCCAGGGCCGTCACCAGGGAATCCTCCCGGCGAGCTCCGCCGGGCCGCGCGGACTCCGCCCGTGCTCCCGCCAGCACCAGATACGAGCGAAGCAAGGGATCCGGAAGACGCAGCGATTTGTCCGCCTCGCTGAGCGCGCAGCATGCCACCACGGCGCGCGTGCCCACCCCGGTGGGGGCATCCTCTCGGAAGAAGCCGTGGGTCGCGACATGGAGGAGCCCCGGCGTGCGCAGCTTCAGCAGCGCCTCCTTGGTCGCCGCGCGGCCCAACAGCAGTTGCGCCTGCGGGAACAGGCGCTGGATGGCCTCCGCCTCCTTGCGAGCCCCGGGCAGAGGCGGGAATGGCTGATCCACCCCTGCCGTGCGCATGGCGGAGAAGAAGTGCTCGATGGCACCCGAGCGCTCGCCAGGGCGGGGCTCCACCAGCCCCGGGCGCCCAGCGAGTGGAGCGTCGAAGTCGGGGTCCGCCACGACGACGACCGAGCTCTCGGGGACAACGTCCTCGAGGCGAGGCAGCAAGTCCCTTCCCGAGGTGAGGTAGGCAAGCTCGAAGCCCTCCTCGAGGAGGTGGCGGCCATCGTGCAGCACCCCGAGGGGCACGAGGGAGAGCTGTCCATCCGTCGAGAGAAACAATCTCCTCGCCTTGCCGAGCCGCGGCACCAGGGGACGAAAGGCCAGCCTGTAGAGCTCCCTGGCAGCGGACTGGTAGTCGCTCACGTGGCGCGCCAGCACGCGATGCAGCCGCATGACGGCGCGGTCCACCGTCTCTGCCGGGCCCAGATCGACGGCTTGCGTGTGGCCATCCCCGAAGAGCAGGAGCGCGAGGTAGCGCGGCCCGCTCGAGCCCGGCAAGGCCGGAGCCGCGGGACTGGGGACGAGCGGGCCGTCATCGTAGGCCACGAACTCGACGAGCACACCGTCCTGGGGAAGCGCTGCCGCGACGCGGGCAACGAGCTCGGCGGGAGGTGGCCGCGTGACATGCGCCCGCAGCGGTGCCGAGCGCCGGGTGAGGTCGGCCTCCAGTCTGTCGCTCTGGGCAGCGAGCTCCTTGAGGTGCTGCTGATACTCAGTGGGCGGACGCGAGCCAGGCCCCGCGAGCGACTCCTCCGCGATGCGGGTCCGCAAGGCGCGCAAGAGTTCGAAGGCCTCGTGGTCCTCCGGCCCCAGGCTCCGAGAGACGATCTGGGAGGTGCCGGCGACCTCCTCGACGGAGCGTCCCTTGCGAAGGAGGGCGGCGGTCAGCGCGAGATGCCGGACACGTGCATCGTCCGGGTGAGCACGAACGAGCGCATAGAGCTGCTCCTCGCTCTTGCGGAGCAGACGCAAGAAGCTCTCCAAGCCTCGTTCGGAGAAGCCGAAAATCTCCTGGCGCAGATCCGCCTCGGAGACAGCCAATGCTCTCTCGAGGAGCGGCAGAGCCTCGGCAAGGCGCCGCTGCGCGAGGCGGAGGAGGGCCAGGTCGTGGAGCGATGCGGCGACGTCCGGGTGCGCGCCTCCCAGCACCGCCTCCCGGATCTCCAACGCCCGTTCGTGCAGCGGCTCGGCCCGCGAGTACTGCCCCTGGTTGAAATAGAGCCCCGCGAGATGGTGGAGCGAGATGGCCACCGTGGGGTGATTCCCACCAAGCGCCCGTTCGCGGATGGCCAGGCCCCGCAGGTGCAGGGGCTCCGCTCGCGCGAAGTCTCCCTGGCTCACGTAGACGTTCGCGAGCTTGTGGAGTGCCTCGGCGACGTCCGGATGATCTGGACCGACCGCCTGTTCCCGGACCGCTACGGACCGCGCATAGAGAGGCTCGGCCTGCGCGTAGCTGCCCTGCGCGGAGTAGAGGTTGGCAAGGCCGACCAGCGAGAAGGCGAGGAGGGGATGACTCTCTCCGAGCGTCGTCTGGCAGATCTCGATGGCGCGCAGTGAGAACCCCACTCCCCGCTCGTATTGCCCCTGGCGGTGGTACAGCTCGGAGAGCCCGTTGAGCACATCGACCAGCTCGGCGTGGTTTTTGCCAAGGGCATCTTCCTGAATCCCGAGCACGCGTTGATACAATGGCTCCGCCCGTGCGTAGTGCCCTTGATACATGGCGAGGCTGGCGAGGTTGTAGAGCGCGTCGGCGACCTCGGGATGCTTGTCACCGAGCGCCGCTGTCCAGATGGCAATGGCGCGCTGATACAACGACTCGGCCCGGGGGTACCTTCCCTGATGCACATAGGCATTGGCGAGGTTGTTGAGCGACCTGGCGACGTCGGGATGGTCCTTGCCATGGGTTGCTTCCTTGAGCGCGATCGCGCGCTCATACAACGGCTCGGCCCGCGCGTACTGCCCCTGCTTCATGTAGACGCTGGCGAGGTTGTTGAATGAGAAGGCGATATCCGGATGATTTCCGGGGAGGACCTTCTCCCGCACCGCGAGCGCTCGCTCATGGAGCGATGCGGCCCGCGCAACCTGGCCCTGCTGCAGGTAGAGGTTGCCCAGATTGTTCAGCGTGGCGGCGACATCGGGATGGTCCTTGCCGAGCACTTCCTCCCGAATCGCCAGCGCCCGCATGTACAGCTGCTCGGCCCGCTCACGCTGCCCCTGCTTCAGGAAGAGGGTCGCGAGCGTGTGGAGCGATTCAGCGACTTCAGTGTGGTGCCCACCGAAGGCTGCTTCACGAAGCGCGAGTGCGCGCTGAAGCAGGAGCTCGGCTCGAGCATAGCTTCCCTGAAACAACTGAATGGCACCGAGCAGATTGAGGCACCGGGCGACCTCGGGGTGCCTGTCACCGAGCGCGGCCTCTCGCAGTTCCAGCGCGCGTTCGAGCAACGGCGCCGCCTCCGCGTAGTGGCCCGCCTCCTTCTGCCGCAGCCCCTGCTCATAGGCCTGTTGCGCCTCTGCCAGGCGTGCGTCTCCCCCTCCCCTGTCCATCGTGGCGCACGCCGAGCTGCCCAGGAGCAGCAACACCGCCCTCAACAGGGCTTGCTGAAGGACCCTCTTCATGCCGCTCGTCCTGGCGGTGCGCCTCACGGAGAGCCTCGCGGAACGGAGGCCGGCTCGCTCTTCCCGTAGGAGCGATTTCGCAGCAGCACCGCCCCGGCGCGGGCCCCCTTGCGGAGCACCTGGCAGCGGTCCCCCTCCCCCAGGTCCTTCTCGCCTGGCTCGAAGAGCGCGGGACACTCCTCCAAGATGCGCTCCATGGCACTCCCATCTCGCGTCCGCGAGAGGCACCACGCCCCATCGCCCGTCCATGCGGCCTCGAATGAGGCCCGCCCCGGCTCCCAGCCCGCTGCCGCCTCCCTCGTCCGCGCCAGCACCCCCATGCCGTCGTACAGGTCGATCGGCGTGTCCTCTCGCGTGTGGCTGCGTCCGTTCCCGCAGTAGTCCGCGCGCGCCATCCGCGTGCAGGCCTGGTGCAGCTCTTCCAGCGAGTGCCCTGCCCTCCTGCCCCAAGGCTTGTAGCCCCACCCGATACACTTGGAGATCACCCCGTTCTCACAGGCAAAGGTGAACTGCCCTGCCTGCTCATGCCGCGCGCCCTGCTCATCCCATACGCCAGGCACGGCCAACGCCCGGGGCGAGGGCACGCGGTGGGTCGCCACGCACGGGTTCTCCCATTTCGAGCTCTCCGCGTTCCACACCTGGATCTGGTACCACATGACGCCCGGCTCCTCGGCGGTCGCCTCCGCACCGCACAGCGCCACCTCCACCGGCTGACCGTCACTCGACCTGCCCCACAGCACCGCGCCGACCAGGGCCTCGGGTTCACGCGCTGGAGCCACCAACCGCCCCTCTTCCAGGCGCACGCCTTTCACCGTCACCTCCCCGAGCCGCACGCGACCCAGCTCGACCGAGGCCAGGATGCTGCTCGTCTCGCTCCGCTCGTCCTTGCGTCCCGTCCCCCACAGCAACGTGCCCTGCGGCCAGACCTTGCGCTCGGGAGCCTGGGGCTGACAGGGAGGAACAGACACGGCCGCCCTGGCCCGGGTTGGCGCGGGTGCCCGAGCGGGCCCGGGCGTCGGAGCGGGCGCGGACGCCCAGGCAACCTCGGCAATCACGATGTATGAGAGAATCAGAAGGGGTCTCATCCTGGACGTCCTCGCGCTCGGCAACGCGGTCCGCGTGCCGTTTCCTGGGAAGAGACGCGGTGCAGCCGGGCTATGCAACCACTCGCCATCGGTGCTCACCGGGCCGGGAGCGAGGCGCAGGCGCGTACGCCAATCCGGGCATCTCGGAGCCTGGAGGTGCTGGCCTGGCGACTGGCCACCAGGGCGCCGGTCTCGCCGTAGTACCAGGCCCCCCCTCGAAGGACGATCTCCCCGAAGCCGCCCTGGGTGGGCCGGGTCATCTCGAAGGCATTTCCGGCCATGTCCTCGAGACCAAAGGGGCTGAGGGAGGACGGATGTGAGCCCACCTCGTCAGGCCCGTAGGCATCAGGCCGGAAGGCGTAGGTGGCATCGATGTTGGCGTCGTCCTTCTGGAAGCGGTTGCCGTGCGGGAACCTGCGCGCGTCCGCCCCCCTGGCCGCACGCGTCCACTCGAGCTCACCGCACAAGCGAGCACCTGGCAGCCGCCCGGTGCGGTCGAGCCAGGAGAGGTAGCCCGCGACGTCGTCGGCCGAGACGCCCAGGAGGGGAAAGCGTCGCCAGTCCTGCTCCGCGCGAGCCTTCCGACCTGGGTAGCGGATGGGCTCGCCAACGCGCGCGGTGAGGACGGCCCCGCTCACGAGATGGAGGGAGAAGCTCCAGGCTCCATCCGGCAGTTGCCGCAACGCCACGGCGCTGTCGCCGTTGAAGCTCGGCTTCTCGAGGATGCTCCGTTCGGGCGCATCCGCTGGCAAGGTGTCGAGGTACGTCAGCCAGTCCCCCAGCGTCACCTCGGTCCGCCCGATGAGATAGCCCTCCTCGAGGCAGCTCGAATGCAGGGGTGCGCTCTCCAGCATCGTCCGCAGCTCTTCCACGTCCGCGCTCCCTTCCAGGCTGCAACCGGGCGGAATGTAGACGTAGCCCTCGGGTACCCCCGTGGGGAGCCTGAGGGTGACACGCTCGTGCTCCCCTCGCTCGAGCAGGAGGGGCAGCTCGACCGGCGCATATCCCTCCCGCGAGATGCGGAGCTGATAGGAGCCCGGTGACGCGCTCCGCCACACGAGCGGCGTCGGTCCGAGTGACTCCGAGGGAGGCAGGGGCTCTCGCCTCAGCCTCTCCGGGTCGTCCACGTAGCGTGTGAGCTCGACACTCGCGCCTGGCGGCTCGGTCACCAGGACCAGCTCCGCGGGAGCATCGATCTCCTTCCGCAACGCCTCGCCCTCGACCGTCAACCGCCTGAGGCGCTGGATGAGCCGGGTGAGCTCCTCTCTCTGGTGAAAGCGCTCGGCCAGCAGGATGCGCTCATAGGTGAGCTGGATGAGGAGTTGTCGTGCGTCCTCCTGATCGCGGGCGCGTTCGAGGGCGTTCTCGATGGCTCGCTCCGCCTCCGCATAGGAGGCCTCGGCCTGCCTGCGCTCTTCGAGTGCCTGCCCCCATACCTCCTCGGCATGCCACCATCGCTCTTGTGGGTCCAGCGGCGCGCCCGGGTCACCGAGGTGCCGGCCCTTGAACAACGCCATCGCTTCCTCGCGGCCCTCACTGGCGCTCTGACCGTGCTTCTTCGCCTGGGCGAGAGCGCCCCTGGCCTCCGCCACCCGAGCGCTCACGAAGCCCTGGAGTTCCTGGTGCTGCCTCAGACGCGGCACGCCATAGAAGCCCGCCACGATGAGCACGAGGACCAGCGCGGCGAACCAGCGACGCTGGGACTGACGACGCACGGCGCGCCGGGAGGCGCGGAGGAAGTCCTGCTCCCGGGCCCCCAGCGTGAGGCTGTCGAGCGCTCTCGCCTCCTCCAGTTGACGCTCTCTCCACAGAAGGTCCTCGGCGCACCCGAGGCGCTCCCACTCGGCCCCGGCGGTCTCGATGCGCTGACGCAGCGCACGCTGACCCGCATCCTCGTCGAGCCATTGGCGCAACGTGCCCCAGCTCGCGATGAGCGCCTCGTGGGCAATCTCGTAGCTCGCCCGCTCCCCCGCCTTGCGCACATGCAGCAGGCGCCCCTCGACGAGCGCGCGGAGGGCGGTGCGTGCCTCCTCCGAAGCCGCGGTGAGTTCCTCCTCGCCGCGCTCATTGCGAGTGCCCTCCGCGGTGATGAGGCGCCCGAGCAGTCGGCGCGCGGCCTGCTGCTCGGCTTGGCCGAGGTGCGCGAGCACCCTGTCGGCATGACGCGACAGCGCGCCAGCCACTCCGCCCATCTCGTCGAGCGCCGCCCGGGTGATGCACCCCCTGGCGGCGTCGCGGCGCTCCCAGAGTTCAGCCAGCGCGAACTGGAGCAGGGGCAGACTGCCCGCATCTCGCGCCGTGGCCTCGACCAGGGTCTGGACCAGCGCCTCGGACTCGAAGACCACCCCCCTGCGGCGAGCGGGTCCGATGATGGCCTCGCGCACCCGTTCCGGGGAGAGAGGCTTGAGCAGGTAGAGCGCCTGCTCGACCACATCATCCAGCCCCGACAGCGCCCCGACCCGCGCGAGGAAGTCGCCCCGCACCGCGAGGAGCACTCGCACCCCCGCCGCCGGCAGGGCGAGCTCTCCCAGAAGACGCGCGAAGCGCGCCGCTTCAGCGGGCTCACTCAAGGTGATCAACTCCTCGAGCTGGTCGATGAAGAGGAGCAGGCCGCGCCCCTCCTGGTGGGCTGCTCGCAAGGCGGGCCCGAGCTGCTCCGGCGTCTCAGTGAACCAGCGCCCCAGCTCGGCCTCCGTGCGCTCCAGGACGGGTGCCAGTAGCGCCGCGAGCCTCGCGAGCGGACGGCGGCCGGGCCCCAGCGTCAGCGTGGAGAACTCGCGATACTCGCTGAGCGCCCCTTGCTCGACGCGCGGGAGGACGCCCGCACGACAGAGCGAGGACTTCCCCACACCCGAGTCTCCCGCCACGAGGACCAGAGGTTGGCGGCGCAAGCGCTCGAGCACGGCGAGGATCTCTCCGTCACGCCCGAAGAAGAGCGAGCGGTGCTCGGCTTCGAAGGGAGCCAGGCCCGGGTATGGATTCTCGGCGGGCAGCACGTCCGGCTCACGCAGACCGCCCAGCCTTTCGAGCTCGGCGCCGAGCGCGTCAGCCGAGACGAAGCGCATGCTCGGATCGACGGCGAGGCACCTCTCCACGAGCGCGGCGAAGTCGAGGTCGATGCCCGGCACGGCTGCCGTGAGCGAAGGCCCGCCTCCGCGCGCCAGTCCCTCCGTCGCCCCGGCTGAACCCGGAGCCGGAGGAGGAAGCGTGCCCGTACAGAGCTCATGGAGCACCAGACCGAGAGCATAGAGATCGCTCTGGGGCGTCGCCGCCCCCTCATGGAAGAGCTCGGGTGCCATGTAGCGCGGCGTGCCCACGGCGGCGCGTGCACCGCTCGGTCCCACCGACGCACTCTCATCCACGAGCTCCGCCAGGCCAAAGTCGAGCAGCTTGACCTCACCCTCCTCGGTGAGAAAGACGTTGGACGGCTTGAGGTCACGGTGCAGCACGCCCTGACGATGAGCCGCCGAGAGCCCTCGGGTCAGCCCCCGCGCCAGCCTGAGGACGCGTCGCCATGGCAGGGGCACGGCCAGACCCGCCAGGCTCTGTCCGGCCAAGTACTCGGAGACGAGATACGGATGCCCCCCCACCTCACCCACACGAAACAGGGTGACGACGTTGGGGTGCTGCAACCGGGCGATGGCGCGCGCCTCGTTGTGGAAGCGCGAGCGGATACGTGCGTTGGGCTGCTGCGCCGCGATGAACTTCACCGCCACCCGCCGATCCAGGAAGCGATCGTGCGCGAGATAGACGACGCCCATGGCGCCGCGCCCCAGGAAGCGCTCGAGTCGGAACTCATCGAACTCGGTGGGGGGAGTCCAGCCGACGGCCGGTGGCTCGGGGGCCGTCTCAGCCAGAGAGAAGTTCGACGGGTGGACAAGCTCCATGCGCAGCTCGCCTCGGACGACCGTGACGAAGAGCGCACGACAGTGCGGGCACTTCGCGGTGTGGCGATGGATCCGGGCCAGCTCATCCACTGTCAGCTGTCCATCGATCAGGCGAGCCAGGAGCTCATCCGTCAGACATGCCGACTCCACCTCTTCGGAAGAACGCGCCATCCACAGCTCGGAGGAAGACTGAGAATCGGGTTGGAACACCCGCGGCATTATCCTAGTCTCATCTGGTACGGCGGGCGTAAGTCAGGCGTGTGGAGCCACATGACCGAGTTCGAGAACTTGCTCCGTCGCGCATGGGAGGAGGGCCGTGACGCATGGCCCCAGGTGACGTTGCCCGCCGAAGTCTTCGTGCGCCACCTGTCCAGGGTGCTGCCCGAGGTCAACGAAGCGCCCTCGTCCTCGGAGCTGCTCGGGCAGCTGGCTCTCGAAGACCTCTACCTGGCTTGTGCCTGCGTCCACGGCGTGCCGGAAGCCACCGAGGCCCTGGAGCGCGACTACCTTGCAAAGCTGCCGGCGCTGATCGCGTACCTCAAGCTCCCCACCCCCATCCTCGAGGATCTGTGCCAGATGGTCCGCATCCATCTGCTGCTCGGCACCTCGGAGTCCGGGCCACGACTGGCCGAGTACACAGGCCGCGGAGCACTGCTGAGCTGGCTTCGTGTCATCGCCGCACGCATGGCGCTCAGGCTGGGCCCCCCGACCCGGGAGACCTCCGAGGAGAACGTCCTCGCGGCCCTGGAGAGCCTGCAGTCCCCCGACCCGGACGCGGATCTCGACCTCATCAAGCGTCGCTACCGCCCCATGTTCCTCCAGGCCGTCCGCGAAGCCTTCGACGCGCTGTCGAGCGAGCATCGCCACCTGCTGCGGCTCCACTTCGTGGATCGGCTACCGACGACCCGGATGGCGCCGTTGTTTGGCGTGGACCAGTCGACGATCTCGCGCTGGATCAAAAGCGCACGACAGGCCGTCTACGAGGATACGAAGCACCGCCTCAAGGAGCGCCTCCGCCTGTCCTCGCGCGAGTTCGACAGCCTCGTCACCACGCTCGAGAGCCAGCTCGACTTGAGCTTCAG comes from the Pyxidicoccus xibeiensis genome and includes:
- a CDS encoding bifunctional serine/threonine-protein kinase/formylglycine-generating enzyme family protein — its product is MARSSEEVESACLTDELLARLIDGQLTVDELARIHRHTAKCPHCRALFVTVVRGELRMELVHPSNFSLAETAPEPPAVGWTPPTEFDEFRLERFLGRGAMGVVYLAHDRFLDRRVAVKFIAAQQPNARIRSRFHNEARAIARLQHPNVVTLFRVGEVGGHPYLVSEYLAGQSLAGLAVPLPWRRVLRLARGLTRGLSAAHRQGVLHRDLKPSNVFLTEEGEVKLLDFGLAELVDESASVGPSGARAAVGTPRYMAPELFHEGAATPQSDLYALGLVLHELCTGTLPPPAPGSAGATEGLARGGGPSLTAAVPGIDLDFAALVERCLAVDPSMRFVSADALGAELERLGGLREPDVLPAENPYPGLAPFEAEHRSLFFGRDGEILAVLERLRRQPLVLVAGDSGVGKSSLCRAGVLPRVEQGALSEYREFSTLTLGPGRRPLARLAALLAPVLERTEAELGRWFTETPEQLGPALRAAHQEGRGLLLFIDQLEELITLSEPAEAARFARLLGELALPAAGVRVLLAVRGDFLARVGALSGLDDVVEQALYLLKPLSPERVREAIIGPARRRGVVFESEALVQTLVEATARDAGSLPLLQFALAELWERRDAARGCITRAALDEMGGVAGALSRHADRVLAHLGQAEQQAARRLLGRLITAEGTRNERGEEELTAASEEARTALRALVEGRLLHVRKAGERASYEIAHEALIASWGTLRQWLDEDAGQRALRQRIETAGAEWERLGCAEDLLWRERQLEEARALDSLTLGAREQDFLRASRRAVRRQSQRRWFAALVLVLIVAGFYGVPRLRQHQELQGFVSARVAEARGALAQAKKHGQSASEGREEAMALFKGRHLGDPGAPLDPQERWWHAEEVWGQALEERRQAEASYAEAERAIENALERARDQEDARQLLIQLTYERILLAERFHQREELTRLIQRLRRLTVEGEALRKEIDAPAELVLVTEPPGASVELTRYVDDPERLRREPLPPSESLGPTPLVWRSASPGSYQLRISREGYAPVELPLLLERGEHERVTLRLPTGVPEGYVYIPPGCSLEGSADVEELRTMLESAPLHSSCLEEGYLIGRTEVTLGDWLTYLDTLPADAPERSILEKPSFNGDSAVALRQLPDGAWSFSLHLVSGAVLTARVGEPIRYPGRKARAEQDWRRFPLLGVSADDVAGYLSWLDRTGRLPGARLCGELEWTRAARGADARRFPHGNRFQKDDANIDATYAFRPDAYGPDEVGSHPSSLSPFGLEDMAGNAFEMTRPTQGGFGEIVLRGGAWYYGETGALVASRQASTSRLRDARIGVRACASLPAR
- a CDS encoding sigma-70 family RNA polymerase sigma factor; amino-acid sequence: MTEFENLLRRAWEEGRDAWPQVTLPAEVFVRHLSRVLPEVNEAPSSSELLGQLALEDLYLACACVHGVPEATEALERDYLAKLPALIAYLKLPTPILEDLCQMVRIHLLLGTSESGPRLAEYTGRGALLSWLRVIAARMALRLGPPTRETSEENVLAALESLQSPDPDADLDLIKRRYRPMFLQAVREAFDALSSEHRHLLRLHFVDRLPTTRMAPLFGVDQSTISRWIKSARQAVYEDTKHRLKERLRLSSREFDSLVTTLESQLDLSFSEILDNDEPEKK